The sequence TTCGTAGTGACCGCTACGATCTGATCGTTCTCGATACGCCGCCTTCGCGAGATGCGCTTCGTTTTCTCGATGCCCCGTCGCGCTCGACGGCGTTTCTGGACCGTCGCGTTCTGGGACTTTTCATTCCCGATGCCGAGAGCCGGCTGCGCCGGGCGGCCGCAGGCCTTTTTGAGGGGTTGCTGGATCTGGCGTTTGGCAAACGAGCCCGTGCGGAGATCCAGCAGTTCTTTGTTCTTTTCGAGCAGATCCTGGCGTACCTCGGGAGCAGCCACGAGGAAATGCAATCCTTTTTTGGCGGTCCGGGAATCGCTTTCCTTCTGGTAAGTTCGCCGGCTGCCGAATCGCTGGCGGAGGCAGACTATTTTGCGGCCAAGGCTCACGAGCTGTCCCTGCCGGTCTCTGGTTTCGTTCTCAATCGCAGTCTGGCGGGAACCGTCGAGGATCCGATGCCGACAGCGGACCTCCTGCCAGCCGACGCATCGGCGGATCTCCGCGCTGCGTGGGCGGTCCTGCAGCCGATGGCGCAGGCGGAGGCCTCTCTGGCCTCCGAGCACGTCGCTTTGGCCAGGACCCTCGGGAAGAGATTTCCGCAAGGGTTTGTCATCGCGCTGCCCGATCTGCCGACGGCGGCCTCGGAGCTCCGCGCCCTTCTGGCTCTGGCAGAGTCTCTTGAGGGAAGTCCGGAGGGATCGCTGTAAACTGCGGGCGGGCCCTACTCGATATAGCCCAGTAGACGAAGTCTTTGACGGGTCTGCGGGTCGAGCTCCTGGGTCTCGCTCGATGGCAGGAGGGGCTCGGCGGGTGCGCATATCATGGAATGTGAAACTCTGATCTGGCTGGCGGACCAATTTGAAGTTGCTGCTGCGGAGGGCGAAGATTTCCTGCCACTCGCAAGTTTTCATCTTGCGGCAGGTGGGATTGGCCCATTGGCCCGATTGACTGATCGCGAATCGGGGCCGTGTCCCGGATGCTGCCGCACGGCTCGTTCCCCCGAGCGATTGCCCGTCCAGCCCAGGCGGGATCGGCATGTCGAGGATCTCGAAGAGAGTCGGGAAGACATCGACCAGGGGGGCGGCCTCGGTGATCCTTGCGGGGGCGATTTTACCCGGCCAGTAAAATGCCA is a genomic window of Candidatus Binatia bacterium containing:
- a CDS encoding ArsA-related P-loop ATPase → MAATGVQELIADKRVVVVCGAGGVGKTTTSASLALAAARSGRRVLVITIDPSKRLAQTLDVSPNATEPTEIDRERLDAMAVPASGSLSAWMLDPQAVSDSMVRRLTPDVASAERLLENRVYRNITSMIAGMQEYMAVEALHEFVRSDRYDLIVLDTPPSRDALRFLDAPSRSTAFLDRRVLGLFIPDAESRLRRAAAGLFEGLLDLAFGKRARAEIQQFFVLFEQILAYLGSSHEEMQSFFGGPGIAFLLVSSPAAESLAEADYFAAKAHELSLPVSGFVLNRSLAGTVEDPMPTADLLPADASADLRAAWAVLQPMAQAEASLASEHVALARTLGKRFPQGFVIALPDLPTAASELRALLALAESLEGSPEGSL